The Vibrio quintilis DNA window ATTTTGGCAGAACGCTTGAGCGTGGGATGGCGATTCTGGATGAAGCGTTGAAAAACCTTGATGGTAAAGAGCTTGATGGAGAAACCGTATTTAAATTATATGATACTTATGGATTCCCGGCAGATTTAACTAATGATGTTGCCCGTGAGCATGGTTTCTCAATTGATGAAGCCGGCTTTGAGCAGGCGATGGAAGTTCAGAGGCAGAGAGCTCGTGAATCAGGTCATTTTGGTGCTGATTATAATTTAGCCATCAAGGTTGATTCATCCACAACTTTTTGTGGTTATACAGACGTTGAAAAAAGTTCGCAGATAATCTCCATGTATGTGGATGGAAAAACGGTAGAGAGTATCGCAGAAGGTGATCACGCAATTCTTGTTTTAGATGAAACTCCTTTTTATGCTGAATCTGGTGGTCAGTGTGGAGACAGTGGCGTTATCAAGTGTTCTTCTGGCAGTTTTACCGTGAACGACACCCAGAAATCCGGAGATGCTATCCTTCATTACGGTGTTCTAACCTCGGGCCAGCTCACGGGTAACACGTATGTTGAAGCGATTGTGGATGCATCAAGGCGGCAAGCTATTTCTTTGAATCACTCCGCAACTCACTTGCTTCATGCAGCGTTGCGTCATGTGCTTGGTTCTCATGTGGCTCAAAAAGGTTCGTTAGTTAAGCCTGAGAACCTGCGTTTTGATTTTTCTCATCTTGAGGCTGTCACACCTGAAGAGTTGAAGCAGGTCGAGCGATTAGTGAATCAGGAAATTCGTCAAAACCATCTTATTGATACTCAGCTTATGGATCTGGATGCAGCTAAAGCGAAAGGTGCTATGGCTTTATTTGGTGAAAAATACGATAGTCAGGTTCGTGTCCTGAGCATGGGGGATTTTTCAACAGAGTTATGTGGTGGTATTCATGCCTCTCATACCGGTGATATTGGCCTGTTTAAAATTATTTCTGAAGGTGGTATTGCGGCAGGGATTCGTCGTATAGAGGCCGTGACCGGAGAAGCTGCGCTTGATTCGCTTGAAGAACAAAAAGAATCATACGAGATTAAGTTATCTGATATTGCAGCAAAAAATAAATTGCTGGAAAAAGAGATTCAGCAGCTGAAAGACAAGCTTGCATCACAGGCAGGGGCTAATTTAACTCAACAGGTTAAAGAGATTGCTGGTATTAAAGTGTTGGTGGCTCAGCTTAATGGAGCAGATAATAAAGCACTGAGAGGCATGGTTGATGAGCTGAAAAATCAACTGGGCAGTGGCATTATTATGCTGGGGAATGTTTCCGGTGATAAAGTCGGATTGATCGCTGGTGTGACTAAGGATCTGACTGCTAAGGTTAAAGCGGGTGACTTGGTTAATATGGTTGCTCAGCAGGTTGGCGGTAAAGGTGGTGGTCGTCCTGATATGGCTCAGGCTGGTGGCAGTGATGTTAATGCATTACCTCAGGCATTGAGTTCTGTTGATGAGTGGTTGACGAGTCGGTTGTAACAACAGGCTTGCGCTGTAAAAATAGTAAACTATACGTTATTGTTCTTACTGTATAGAGAAATAACCAAGTGGTTTGGCAGATACATCATCTGAGCCGCTTGGTTTTGTTTTCTGGTGTAGCAAAGATGAATTTTTCAGTAGTTGTGAACCATTGAGCTTCAGATTTTGCGATTTTTATCATAAATAAGATTTAAAGTTTTGTTTACCAACATTGTTACTTTTAACATACATCAAATTTTTCTGTATTATCCGGTTCGTGATATATGTAGAGTGTGATCAAAAATACATTATAAAAAGTTTGACTGTCAAAACAGGGTGTTGGCGCAATATTGATACTAGTGTTTAAAGATAGAATTCGTAGTAATAAATTTCAGTAATTAATCTGAACTCATTCGGTATCTGATTAGTCATAATCAGATATACAATTTTTAAGGATTGATTTTCTGTCCAATATTTAGAGATTGATTTTCATTAGATTGTTTACCTGAAAATATTTTTTGTAAGATAATTATTGAGATACAAGGTAAATCAGAGATTACTCAAGGAGCCAAGAATGCTAATTTTGACTCGCCGTGTGGGCGAAACGCTAATGATAGGTGATGAAGTCACAGTAACTGTACTCGGTGTAAAAGGTAACCAAGTGCGAATTGGTGTCAATGCTCCGAAAGAAGTATCAGTCCATCGTGAAGAAATATACATGCGTATACAGTCCGAAAAGGGAAATGGTAACCCAAGTTCACCTACAGGTTACTAATATCTGCAGGCTAACTTCATTGTTAGCCTTTATCTATCCAGGTCACTAAAAAATATCTTTTTGTTTCGTTTTGATTAAATAGACAACATTCAGTTTGTTTTTTACAGATTTTTCCAAGAAAATGTTTGACATATTTTTGGTAAATCGTAATATGTGCCTCCGCAAGACGGTGAGGTGGCCGAGAGGCTGAAGGCGCTCCCCTGCTAAGGGAGTATACGGTTTGTAGCTGTATCGAGGGTTCGAATCCCTCCCTCACCGCCATTGTTATTGTGTATAAAATCACATGAAAGCGCGCTCGTAGCTCAGCTGGATAGAGTACCTGGCTACGAACCAGGCGGTCGAAGGTTCGAATCCTTCCGAGCGCGCCATTAATTGAATAGTACGCGTCCGTAGCTCAGCTGGATAGAGTACCTGGCTACGAACCAGGCGGTCGAAGGTTCGAATCCTTCCGGACGCGCCATTCAATTCAGAATAAGCACAATTGAAGAAATAAATGCGCGCTCGTAGCTCAGCTGGATAGAGTACCTGGCTACGAACCAGGCGGTCGAAGGTTCGAATCCTTCCGAGCGCGCCAGTTGGTGAGGTGGCCGAGAGGCTGAAGGCGCTCCCCTGCTAAGGGAGTATACGGTTTGTAGCCGTATCGAGGGTTCGAATCCCTCCCTCACCGCCATTATTTTTTCACATACATCATATAAATGCGCGCTCGTAGCTCAGCTGGATAGAGTACCTGGCTACGAACCAGGCGGTCGAAGGTTCGAATCCTTCCGAGCGCGCCATTCTTTGTTTATATCTTTCCTGTTGTTTCCGATAAATCTTTCGCCAGTGTCGGTGGATTTTTTAAGCTTTTGTGTTTCAGTTCATCTGCCCGCGCTACTTCGTGACGTCCTCACGCTATTTTCTTCTATTTGTATTTAACTCATTCTCCGGGTGATTATTTTCGTACCTTCCTCTCAGTATTTGAATGCTTTTTAATCAATACTATGGCTTGTAAATCTCAGATGCTAAATGTTTTGCATTAGAGTGGCTTATAAAAAGTTTAACAGATATCCAATATTTTTATTGATGTGAGAAAAGCGAGACACATAAAAGATTGAGAATCATTGATCGGTTATTTG harbors:
- the alaS gene encoding alanine--tRNA ligase, giving the protein MYMSTDEVRQAFLSFFESKGHQIVDSSSLVPANDPTLLFTNAGMNQFKDYFLGLEKRDYSRAVTAQRCVRAGGKHNDLENVGFTARHHTFFEMLGNFSFGDYFKKDAIQYAWDFLTGVLQLPKERLLVTVYQTDDEAFNIWSKQIGVAEERIIRIGDKKGGKPYESDNFWQMGDTGPCGPCSEIFFDHGEHIWGGPPGSPEEDGDRFIEIWNIVFMQFNRQADGSMNPLPKPSVDTGMGIERISAIMQNVHSNYEIDVFQRLIKETARIVGFDDLSNQSLRVVADHIRSCAFLIVDGVIPSNEGRGYVLRRIIRRAVRHGNKLGATGSFFYKLVAPLIEVMGSAGEELKKQQSIVEKVLRVEEENFGRTLERGMAILDEALKNLDGKELDGETVFKLYDTYGFPADLTNDVAREHGFSIDEAGFEQAMEVQRQRARESGHFGADYNLAIKVDSSTTFCGYTDVEKSSQIISMYVDGKTVESIAEGDHAILVLDETPFYAESGGQCGDSGVIKCSSGSFTVNDTQKSGDAILHYGVLTSGQLTGNTYVEAIVDASRRQAISLNHSATHLLHAALRHVLGSHVAQKGSLVKPENLRFDFSHLEAVTPEELKQVERLVNQEIRQNHLIDTQLMDLDAAKAKGAMALFGEKYDSQVRVLSMGDFSTELCGGIHASHTGDIGLFKIISEGGIAAGIRRIEAVTGEAALDSLEEQKESYEIKLSDIAAKNKLLEKEIQQLKDKLASQAGANLTQQVKEIAGIKVLVAQLNGADNKALRGMVDELKNQLGSGIIMLGNVSGDKVGLIAGVTKDLTAKVKAGDLVNMVAQQVGGKGGGRPDMAQAGGSDVNALPQALSSVDEWLTSRL
- the csrA gene encoding carbon storage regulator CsrA; the protein is MLILTRRVGETLMIGDEVTVTVLGVKGNQVRIGVNAPKEVSVHREEIYMRIQSEKGNGNPSSPTGY